The following are from one region of the Methanospirillum hungatei genome:
- a CDS encoding DUF5814 domain-containing protein has translation MIASRARLRYHRQIGKLIGYRLPEGAFHGATLEALLSIPYDSFDRSTREQIITFIKSFLSCKCQDNPFCGCPERKFVREIIELRESGLDHVQISQYLRDEFGIEIYAADILSYLEEAVHLLEAIQDVADQFQVPKMQELVELHIHAIEKGTPVIVDS, from the coding sequence GTGATTGCGTCCCGTGCACGACTTCGTTATCATCGTCAGATTGGAAAATTAATCGGATATCGCTTACCTGAGGGTGCATTTCATGGTGCAACCCTCGAAGCCCTCCTTTCAATTCCCTATGACTCATTTGATAGATCAACAAGGGAACAGATAATCACTTTCATCAAGAGTTTTCTCTCATGCAAATGCCAGGACAATCCCTTTTGTGGATGCCCGGAAAGGAAATTTGTCAGAGAAATTATTGAACTTCGGGAATCCGGCCTTGATCATGTGCAAATAAGTCAGTACCTTCGGGACGAGTTTGGTATTGAGATTTATGCCGCAGATATCCTGAGTTATCTTGAGGAAGCAGTACATTTATTAGAAGCAATTCAGGATGTTGCAGATCAGTTTCAGGTTCCAAAAATGCAGGAACTTGTTGAGCTTCATATTCATGCCATTGAAAAAGGAACTCCAGTTATTGTTGACTCTTAA
- a CDS encoding protease inhibitor I42 family protein, translated as MDRIVTFLLLLVSAILLIPGCIAEEQTVSEVVDEAIVTPAYNVTADVNTTELNMTMNQVAFVQLPENPTTGYSWNVTLSDGLALLNETYVQDAAAEGMVGVGGVHEWYIEAIAVGNQTFDGIYKQPWEETVGNETTYSLAILVE; from the coding sequence ATGGATCGGATTGTAACGTTCCTTCTCTTACTGGTTTCAGCGATTCTGCTGATCCCGGGGTGTATTGCAGAAGAACAGACAGTATCTGAAGTAGTTGATGAGGCAATAGTCACGCCGGCGTACAACGTCACTGCAGATGTGAACACAACTGAACTAAATATGACCATGAATCAGGTTGCATTTGTTCAACTTCCGGAGAACCCCACAACTGGCTATTCATGGAATGTAACTCTCTCTGATGGGCTTGCACTTCTGAACGAGACATATGTTCAGGATGCAGCAGCTGAAGGTATGGTGGGCGTTGGGGGCGTTCATGAATGGTACATTGAAGCTATTGCAGTCGGAAACCAAACCTTCGATGGTATCTACAAGCAGCCATGGGAAGAAACCGTTGGCAATGAAACGACCTATTCTCTGGCAATTCTTGTAGAGTAA
- a CDS encoding protease inhibitor I42 family protein has translation MDRIVTFLLLLVSAVLLVPGCIAEEQVAPEVLPEGAVLEEVVEEAVAAQLPGEEVVEEVTEEITEEIFAYNVTADVNTTDINMTVGQVVMIELPETTDFEWNVTASEGLTIVNDTHIDAVEGTVGAFHQWFVEAAAAGEQAFSGVEQKADSEETGSEYTLNILVE, from the coding sequence ATGGATCGGATTGTAACGTTCCTTCTCTTACTGGTTTCAGCAGTCCTGCTGGTACCGGGGTGTATTGCAGAAGAACAGGTAGCACCTGAAGTTCTCCCTGAAGGCGCTGTATTAGAAGAAGTTGTTGAAGAAGCAGTTGCAGCACAGCTTCCAGGTGAAGAGGTCGTTGAAGAAGTGACCGAAGAGATCACCGAGGAAATCTTTGCATACAATGTCACTGCAGACGTGAACACCACTGACATCAACATGACTGTTGGTCAGGTTGTCATGATCGAGCTCCCAGAAACCACCGACTTTGAGTGGAATGTAACCGCATCTGAAGGTCTCACCATTGTAAACGACACCCACATCGATGCAGTAGAGGGCACAGTCGGCGCTTTCCACCAGTGGTTTGTTGAAGCAGCTGCAGCCGGAGAACAGGCTTTCTCTGGTGTAGAGCAGAAGGCAGATTCAGAAGAGACTGGCAGCGAATACACTCTTAACATCCTCGTAGAGTAA